ATATACCAGATAGATTGAgataaaataattcttattaaaatagttaaaataattcttattgaaataattaaaataattcttactaaaaaaattcttactaaaatatttcaatggaACCAAAGTGATTTGTCcagatatttttgaataaatcatataaaaaacttatggCACGAAAACTTATTTTAGCATaactggtttatttttttaaaatagtccAATAAGAAGATTTATAGTGATTACTAAACAAGAGAATAAGCTCAAGATAGAAACAAtgagtttttcaaaagtttttcagTGAGAGTGCCAACAAGTTAGagttaaaagttttacttttttagtgaGAGTGTCAAcaagttaaagttaaaagttttacttttttagtgaGAGTGCCTACAAGTTAGagttaaaagttttacttttttagtgaGAGTGTCAAcaagttaaagttaaaagttttgcttttttagtgAGAAAGCCAACAGAAAGAAGAATGGGTTGTTAGtaaatttatctattatatcactttatttaaatttattaaaattgaaatctttttatatttctaataagttataaataagtaaagtacatataaaatatattaagtatataaagtatatataaataaataaagtaaaattttatatcttaatttgtttaattcattctctttaattagtaattttttttttaattagtcgATTGTTAGGATTATATTTGTTGATTGTTAGGATTATATACTTTgtatcatttaattaaaatgaaacatCTGGTATAGTATGTAAACTTATCCTctttcttataataatttacaatatttctagaggttatatataccctcgttattcaagtaatataaaaaacccgttaaaaaaacaaacaaataataaaacttcaatgcAATGTGTTCTTGcgtcttaaaaaagaaaaataaggttTCCAAAACGACGATGTGACGTAATCACCGTGGTCTTCATTCAAACCGCCTTCACCCGGAGAACACTGGTGAAACTGTATTTCCAAGGACTCTCTCACTTTTCTCTTAAAATAGTCTTCCTCTACTTTAACAGTGTTGTTATTATTCCAGCCAAAGGCACCATGGCAATTTCTGGAATGCCCCGCTACGGCTGAATTTTTCCATTTTCCCTCAAAAGTATGTTTTTGATGTTGGCAAATGCGAGTTGAAACTTTGAGTTTTGTTTCACCTACATAGAGCTTTCCACACGAACACTCCAGTTTGTAGACTCCTGGGTAAGAGTTGTTGGGAAGTCGAGGcttgtttttttgagttaataaTTGTTGAAGGTTTTTTGGTGATTTAAAAACTGGAGTATAGCCTACACTTTTAAATATCTGTTTTAATTGATTACTTAATTTTGGTACCCATGGTAGAGAAATATAATTTGGTTCTAGTTTattgatgttattgttgttgtttttttgattattttgcttattgtttttaatttttttgacaatgttttgaagtatttttttgttataaccaTTTTCTGTAAACATTTCTGTTAGAAACTTTACTTATGATTTATGTGTTCTTTACTGCATAATGCAAAAGCTCTTTGGATAAAACCtttaaatacaccataaattatttttggatcGTGACAAGAATGCGGCTTTATTTGCACATTAGTAATTGCATCTTTGCGatagatattaaaaagatatgttccggatttgttatttgttattgtgAGATCGAGAAAATTTATTGCGTGTGaattactttctttttcaaTTGTATATTTGATATTTGTGTGTTGATTATTTAACAAGTCGAGAAAACGTTCTGATTCTGCCTCATTTATAAAACGGGAATGGATATCATCTACATaccttttaaatgattttacacATATTGGTGGTGTAAGATATTGTGCCTGTAGTAACGCTTTTTCTTCATAATGTTGTAGAAAACTCTCTGCCATTACTACCATTAATGATAAACCTATAGGACCAGCATCTTCTAATGTGTGTATGTtgttttcatgtaaaaaataacaatttgacAAACACAaatctaaaagtatttttatttctgaaaaagataattttgatttaaagacaGGACTGTTACGGAGTTGTTCTAATAAAATATCGATTGATTCTTTAACTGGTATTGAAGGGTAAAGATTAACAATATCCAAGGAAACTTGAAATTCACCAGGATCGATATACCATGATTGAGCACATTCAACAAACTGTTTTGAATTtcgaagttttgttttgttaagaTAGTAGTATTACCTAACAATCAACAAATATAATCCTAACAATcgactaattaaaaaaaaaattactgattaAAGAGAATGAATTAATCAAATtcagatataaaattttaatttatttatttatatatactttatatacttaatatattttataaacaaaacttcGAAATTCAAAACAGTTTGTTGAATGTGCTCAATCATGGTATATCGATCCTGGTGAATTTCAAGTTTCCTTGGATATTGTTAATCTTTACCCTTCAATACCAGTTAAAGAATCAATCGATATTTTATTAGAACAACTCCGTAACAGTCCtgtctttaaatcaaaattatctttttcagaaataaaaatacttttagattTGTGTTTgtcaaattgttattttttacatgaaaacaACATACACACATTAGAAGATGCTGGTCCTATAGGTTTATCATTAATGGTAGTAATGGCAGAGAGTTTTCTACAACATTATGAAGAAAAAGCGTTACTACAGGCACAATATCTTACACCACCAATATgtgtaaaatcatttaaaaggtATGTAGATGATATCCATTCCCGTTTTATAAATGAGGCAGAATCAGAACGTTTTCTCGACTTGTTAAATAATCAACACACAAATATCAAATATACAAttgaaaaagaaagtaattCACACGCAATAAATTTTCTCGATCTcacaataacaaataacaaatccggaacatatctttttaatatctatCGCAAAGATGCAATTACTAATGTGCAAATAAAGCCGCATTCTTGTCACgatccaaaaataatttatggtgtatttaaaGGTTTTATCCAAAGAGCTTTTGCATTATGCAGTAACAGGCCCGGTTTTAAGCGTAGGCGACGTCGGCGACAGCCGACGGCGGCACTTTTCTAGAGCGgcattttcttaatttatttt
The nucleotide sequence above comes from Hydra vulgaris chromosome 09, alternate assembly HydraT2T_AEP. Encoded proteins:
- the LOC136085487 gene encoding uncharacterized protein LOC136085487 produces the protein MAESFLQHYEEKALLQAQYLTPPICVKSFKRYVDDIHSRFINEAESERFLDLLNNQHTNIKYTIEKESNSHAINFLDLTITNNKSGTYLFNIYRKDAITNVQIKPHSCHDPKIIYGVFKGFIQRAFALCSKEHINHK